AATGATGTGAAACTCTCTCTTACGtccccacacaaacacactgagtaATACCACATTAAGAATGACtgatttatgttttcttttgcaggCATTTTTGCTCCTGAAAAGCCACTGAGTTAAGGGGAAAGACTGCAGGGAGGGAATTTAATTTAAGAAATGCATTTCTCAATAATCAAATGAAACGAGTTACAAACTGACGCAACCAagctttttagaaataaagcTACAGGGCAAAAGTGCACAAAGAAAATGTCGTGCTAGTACAGGAAATTGTGTGGGatcatttgtattttcatttgcaTGAATTAAAATCTGTGCACTGGCCATGAGGTTCCCCCTCCCTTTACTCTTAAATGATTTGTGTTCACTTTAAGAGCATTTATTCTCTTTATTTGCAGGCCTTACCTGCTGGGGACTCGTTGTGGTTCTCCTCATCAGAGTCAGCAAAAACTTCAGCCAGTTCCTGGTCAGACATGTCAGTCAGCTCAGTCAGATCCAGGAGGTCAAAGTGCACCTCTAAAGAAGACACACTGCTCAGTGGTTCtgtgaagcagagagagagaaaacatactttttagtCTGGATGGATGTTAACAGATTAAAATGATCCacccatttttgtttgtttgttctgctgACAGTGCAGAAATCTGTTTAAAAAGAAGTGGCAGATAAACTGTAGATATTCTCAACATAGAGCTCCTCAGCCCATCATGAAACGCACTCTTAATTGTACTCATGATCAGATCAATAGCTGGCTCTTGCAGTTCTACAGTAAAATCAATTTCAACGAGGAacatttttaatcttttattcACTTTTATCAGTACATCTCTTGGAGAGCTAAGTGCTCTCTATTTCAGAAATATCTCATACACAGCAGATTTCTCCAGTCTGCCTTGGAGCATGCCGCTGTAGTGAGTGTCTCTGTTTCAGCATGACACCTGTGTGTAAGACAGGCACTCACTGAAGAATTGAAACAAGAGCTAAAGTCAGAGGAGATGAAAATAGCCAGTTCTTCAACGCATTGTGATCTCCATCTTTCCCCTGGGTGTGTTGCACCTGTTCATTTCTTTCCTGCACAAGATTCCTCGACAGGCAGGAGACACTACTGCCGCACACAACACGGTCAAATTcacatgtggtgtgtgtgtcaacGTGCCAGGTCCTGCATTCCAATCAGGCTGCCTCCAAAGATGAAATTTTAATGGATGTAAAGTGAAATTTATTCAAATACTCTGCATACATGCAAAGTCCAAGAGCACCTGCTTGTCTCAGCATCACTTTAGTTAGGAAGCGATTCTGTGTAATAGAGCTGAACTAATTCACCATTATAGTGAGAAAGATGTTAGGAGACTGCAGGCAGATGGAGGTGTGTTTGTATTTCCTTGTGAATCAGTGGATGCCTGCATGCTGCGCAACGTCAAGTCTGAATGAGACACTTCACTGGTTGTTTGTGGGCGTGACTTTGTCAAGAAAACGATGGGTTACGTGACAGGTTGAAAGCTGTTATTATCCCAGTGTCGTTTGCCTGCCTGTTTTTCTGACTGTTTAATGCTTCAGGCTGAAGAGGCAAAGCCCACTCTCCTGCCGCTCTTTGTCTGCTGTTGAATTTAATTCCCTGCACCATCCTCCCTGTAGAGCACTTATTGATTTAAGCAAGACTGGTCATCATGCTGGAGCAGTAGCTGGTCATTGTGCCATGTGtcagatatagatagatatatagaaACACTCAACACCATAATTGCCAGGAGacgagaaataaataaaatatggagCAGTGACTGTGAGAAACTACAAATAAGAAATGAACATAAAATGTGATGAGACTCTGGAGTTTGAAGTCTAAAAGTGATCAAAGGGATGAAACACAAAGACCAACCTACCCTGCCCTTTATTCCAAACtttctactctactctactgtcATATTCATAACCAAGACTATGTCACATACCAGCTCTGACCAAGGTTTGATATGCACAGATATTTACAAATCCAGTGAATGTGTGGCCAGCACATAAAAGCTCCACAGAAAACTATATTAGAATTttccacaaagagagaaataaagacagagaaTGGAAATAAAGATGAGGAAAGACTAAAAAAGGGCAGGCAAGACATAGAGAAAGAGAGGTGATAGTgctattttaaacatttaagcCTTTAAGACAAATAACCTATTGAAATTAACCAATGCCAGCTCAGTTTTTAACTCCCTAGAAGACATATTCCCTTAAAACAAGTGATCTCTCATTTTTATTTGCAGTAATCACCTGTGGGATCCCCCAGGGCTCCATTCAAGTCCCCATCTATTTGCTCCTCTATACGTTACAAATTGGAAATATCAGTGCAAACCAAGCTGCAGCCCCCCAGGGCTGAATACTGTAGCTAGTGTTGAAGTGtggaaaaactgcagtttctccAGCAGCTGCTTGAAGCTGGCTCCAAGAGGGAGTCAGTCCCCAAAAACACCAATGTTAAGCTGTACAGGGGGagaatttttatgtaacttaCTCGTTTagatgttattaaggcttaaaaacaTGTAATTAAGGCAGTGGCCGCTtggagtgacaggctgtctgtgaggtgtctATGAGTCAGACCCACCACTTGCTACTCCATAGcttcaccctcttgtccaaatttggtcacttctAGCTCTAAAGATCCAAGATGACgaaggccaaaatgccaaacttgaggcttaaAAACAGGTCCTCAGGAAGTGAACCAGGCTTTTAAGCTAATTTTtatagtggccaaactgtgtaaTTACACCTGTGTGATGCTGTATGGCCCCAAAAGACCTTTTCCAATAGACTTACATGGCAAAAGAGAAGTCTGGAAATCAGTGGATACAGTTTTTTGAGTGTTAAAACCCCTGCAAAATTAATAATTTCACTAAAGAAGCTCTAGCGAAAGTTAAGTCAGgcacttttcaagcttaggctGTAAcctttctttctcaccctgccattcactccttgcacatatgctcactcactgtctctaggtgtcattgtctgggtctgtcaattgagtcatcagctgattcacaatcaactaacagcacagcgacacaccttctctgtcagcctattaTTTTCCTACTCCTTATTTTAAATATGGCTCTTTCTCTgccgtagttctttcttgctgcagtcgTGTGCAccttccacctccccatcaccacccagTCTTCACGGATtcatcagccatcagcctcagagtcatcagccaccaccaccaccaccagtgtctggactacATGGGGGAatttatcctgctgccactcagatgtccctcgatcacaatatatctccctctggtgtccaagtgccaaagacttctgttaaatcttaataaGCACAAATTGTTAGTCTCATATTTGGTATTAAATATTATCCTAACTCCAttctcctgtctctcctgattgaattagaatttgatccattaggtccaataacatttggaaagtctagaagagctgcatgattgAATTATTTTATTCCCTTAACCATAAGTAGCCAGCTCGGCCAACTGAAATCTCTACTGCGTAGTTGTTTTTAAACAGCCATGCTTCAAAacaagagtccacaaaccaatgggggACATCACAAATGCTATATAAGccaattatttttatacagtctatgtttcAAACACCTTTCTTCTATCCTGATATCACCCATTAAATCTCACATTAAAACCCAACCCCAAACTCTGATGTTGGGTATCTTGATCGGTCTGCTCCGGCATAAAGCTGTAAGTaaaaggagattttttttttatgttatcaTTCTTCCTGTTACTCATTTCTATTGAGTCTGACTCATCCATACCTCTTTTTAGTCACAGTCAGTCTCCACATCGTTAATAATGCAGCAGTTAACCAAAGGGACCACACATGTTAGTTTTAGTGCACATGTTACTGTTCCGATAAAGACAGATTTTTACTGATCAGACTTCAGGCTTAGCTGGTCCTGCCATCAACATATATTGCAAAAATCCAACTTCCATATCAGGGTGTGGAACGAGCTGCCTGAGGCTTCACTTCACATTACTGCTGTACAGTATAAAAGAATACACAGTCTCTAGAAGGCACTTCATTAAGCGGTTAAGCAAACCAGTTTCAGTTACACCAATAACCACTGAACCACATATAATTAAATAACAGTAAGGGAAAGCAGCTGTCAACAGTCAGAACTATTTCACATCCAAAGCTTTTGTCTGCTGTCTGACAGTGGCTGACTACATGCAGAGGAGAAACACAGCAAAATTCAATCATCGGTTGACAAGGATCTCACAGAACCTTTTTTTATTCACTTCGTATTTTTCATCACTTGACTTttgcctgtgtttgtgtttctactCTTCCCTCAGGGTGGAGGGTGCCTGCTGACAGCTATCAGTCTCTTTGACTCTCTTTTCAGGAAGAGTGAAGAAACCGAAGGCAGAGAAACAGGGAGGTTAGAAActgtggaggaggagatgatgaGAAGAGAGGGAGTGGCAGGATGATGGGAGACGGAGGAGAGATGAAGCTGTACAAaggtaaatgtttaaaaaaagagacgaatgaaaaagagagaaagcagaTATAGAGGAAGGGATGCATtatgtaaaacaaaacactgcattATTTTCTGCCATTATTTCAGTTGGTTACAAGGTTAATCCCATTCTGCTGCGCTTGTTTTTTAACCACCTCTTCCCcatctcttttttcctctcccacACCCTTTCTCCTTGAATAATTGATCAGTACGGGTTCTCTCCCAGGCAGACACACTGAAACAACTGCCTCCATCTCAAAAGCCAATCAGGGGAGATTTGAGACGCCAGTGGGGAGGACTGACAATAAAGAATTCACACTGagccataaaaaaagaaaggactTTGCGCCTAAAGCAGATAGATGATGTAAAAGACCACTGCATATTCTTACAGCAAGCCCGCAGCCTGGTGGCAAGTCAAATTCGTGTCTTTTGATCCGTTTCAACTCTGCCTtggcttatttttttttattatttttttttatttttccagcaTGCCCTTAATCTCACACTTCATATTCATGCCTTTGTAGTTAATGTGTATGAAATAAAGGGCACTACTGTTCACCGAAAAGTAAATTGATATTTCCTTTCATTCAGAATATCACAGTAAGACAAATAATTGTTTGCATGCTTTCAATTTGATGTTCCATTAGAaggttttccttttctttttattttttttctcctttcctctgcACACAGAAAGGTACAGACAGATTTAACTGAAGGAACAGAGGATAGGGCAGATGGGTAAGAGGGAGGAGTTCACATTTGGGAGAAGGGGATAAGGGAGCAGAGGGGATGTGCCTTGCATGCTGAATCTGTGTaatcccctccctctctcatcaTGGCTCTAGGGTCATCAGTCAAGCCTGAACAGATTGCAATGAtgacagtggcaaaaacaataTATTCTGTTGCAGTTGTTGCTTTTTCCTCACAGCGACTGGGTGCATTGTTTTCTAATCAACAACTGACAGGTAGATAAACTGTGATTTTTTACTTTGAGAATGTGCACACAGTGAAAACCATCAAGGTTGAAACATTTTGCAAAACTCTTCTCTCGAGTATCATGCTTTATTCACCACCCTGATGAAAACAAGTTAGCTGAACATGTTTGATGAATAAAGCATGGTTTAATCCAACAGAGCTGGGagacatgttttaatttaagcTGTACATAAGTTTTTGAATCCCATATTTCTCTGTTCATCCCTTTGACATCTCTTGTTAAAGATCAATACAAACAGATGAACACTATTTCGCTCCAAGACTACTGCACAGCAGTCACCATTAATTTTTAATCTTCAGTTCCATGCATgcaatcacaaaaacaaaaggaaaatgtaGCCGCACTGCAGTTTTCTATGTGTTTGAGTGCATTAGTGCATCTAGTCTACctgcatgttgtcattttttagTGATTTGACAACTTGCTCTTCTCTGAGATATtgaaatgtttgtctttttaaggtaGGCTCTTTGCTCCAGgcctaaaaataaatgtttcagatGACTCAGGAGCAACTGTGGTCCCCTTTATGGAGATAAAACTGCTGCGTCAGGAAGTCATTTGTCTCTGTGACATGTAAGAGGAAGCTGCAATGGGCCAAAACCTTAATGAATAATCTCAATGAAATCTAAAgagcagatacattttttttaattttattcctgATCCCTCAATAATAGGATGGGAGGTGGGTGGGATTAATGTACTGTAATAAGATGGTGAtcattttgaatacatttttactctttctttctccttgcTTCACTGCCACATACTATTAACTGACTTGCCAGGTGCCTCCACTAGTTAGTGGGTCATGTTAAATCATTGAGACACAGACATTAGCCTCTGGATGAGCTGTCATTCCATAAAAGTGTTTGGTTAGTGAAGCAGATAAAGGTTGCCTTGTCACCCATGTAGCCCCagtatctctctctgtgtttctgagCCTTGGGCTCTGAGTCTGGTGCGTACAGGGGAGCTTCTGTATGGGACCAATGCACAATGAGTCCTTTCAACCAAGGTTAAGCTGCAGTGGTCTTTGAATGTGGGACCTTGAAAACCTAAAACAACAGTGATCATTCTGTGGGTTTAAAGATAAGTGAAGATAAACCTGGACTCTACTGAATGAGGATGTAGATAGTGCAAAAGTATATGTGAGAAACGTTAATGATATATAGCTATATGTGAAATTCATTATGTGTTACTACATTAGATCAATCCAGTAGTGACTGTCACTGATAACACACTCTAACAGCAGCAGGATATCCTCTGCCCTCCTGTCGAACACACTTGCTATCGATCAGGTATCTTGCTCGAAGCATTTTCCACCCATAATTAGCTTATAACACCTCTTTATTACCAATGAATATTCATCTGTTTCACAAGCTCGCCCTCTCTTCTCTCAGTACTCACGTCTCTTCTCGGTGATGTGCAGCAGGCTAGCAGTGTGCCCTGACaggccaccctcctcctcctcccctgctGGGTGGTGGAACAACTCCTTGGATAGGTCACCTGAGCTGGAGGGCTTCAGCAGCTTCTGGATGTCTTTATTGGGCTCTATTAAGacatagacacagacacagatagtGAGAGGGAGCacagaataaaaatgtggaGATACTGATCAAAGGTTCTTAGATTTCTAATGTAGGATTACATTAGAGATGGTGGATTATTTGCTCTACTTAAAGGGATGGTTTGAATCTCTTGAAGTGGGGATGTATGAGGTCCTTATCCATAGTAAGTGTATTACACACACAGTAGATAACAGTGGGCAtgaccccagtttggagaagcaggcaggagtactggcacagaagcaatgcactgctgtggatggggggcagcagcaaagcaGATTTTACCCAAGTCCACCTAAAAGACTCAGTATcagttttacaatattttcactgctttgcctTACTGTGAGACAGCAATGTCctggaactgaagctgttacatTGCTCTCTTgcaagccagactccactgagaaaaacagtaatttaacatttcTGATCACAGGTGCTGCTGTTCCACTGCTGCCATCgtgtattttgtttgtgttattgtttgacttCGGTATTTAAAAGGGTTACTTTTGATTCACCGAagtcacacactaacacaaacaaactaagtgATCGAGGCAGCGCTAGAAAAGCCACTCCCCTGTACAGCaagcttaaattactgtttttctcaatggagtctggcggcTCTGATGAGAGATGGGAGACTGAACAGCTTTCTCATCAGAAATGGCTGTATGTGGCAGGGTAAAGCCATGAAAATATTCACAATATAGTGTACATAATCTGTTATtgatttttaggtggctaaaatgtttttaatgttttgctgctgaccctgTCCAAAGCAGTATATTGCTTTTAGCCGGCCTTTCCAAAGTGGGGGCGTGCCAGCTGCCATGTGCTGTAGTTAATACACTGcttatggataagtacctcataaaaCCCTACttaaaagatctgaactatACCTAAAATTTAACTGTAGATCTCAGGTTTAAATCTTACACAGAACAATTTAGGCATCAAGAAAATGCAGTTAAATCTAAAAAGACACATCTTGGGGCAATGATGGGGAAGGAATTACATGAGATCTCAGGTACCAAAAGACGTCAGTGTTGGCTACAGTATTTGCCGGTTGTGTTTGTTAATTGTCCTTATTATATAACccatgttttttccctctcaatAACCAAAACTCCTGACATTTATCACCGGGTACCTTCATTACCTGTCCATTGTAATGCTTAAATATACACAATGTGTTTGCTCTTCTTTATTCTTTACATCATTCATAGTCTACATACTCTGCCTTCAGTCAGTCCTGTATCAATATGTTTAATTCTATGTGTACACACAGTGTTGAAAGTTTTAATAGGTGTGTGATTCCTTGAAAGGAGATTGGTCTACTTGGCTGTGGGCAGACGTCTAATTCAACAGCTGTTACATTACTGTCACGTTGATGTGTCTATAAAGAGAGCCTGGTCACACTCTTCAATCTCAAATATCCCTTCAAAATAGGAAAAACAGGCTCACGCAGGCTATTAACAAAGTCTGAAAATAGAGAGTACCTAAAATAGCATCCCTTCAAATGCATCAGTATGCACAAACTCTGTTCGCCTGTTTGACACAGCTGAAAGCACAGTGGGGTATGTGATGAGGCTGAGTGAGGTAAGGATAGGAGTACAGGAGGGCTGCACATTCAACTGAGAGAATACAGAATATTAAACTGCAACATAAACTATCTCATTTTCCAAATTACAGTAGCCTATGATGTGATTAAAGGTTGTTTTACTGCAACAAATCAAGCAGGGTGGATTATATCACAAGATATTTatcaaaaactgacatttaaaatgaaattataaCAGAAGAAAGACTCATCTGTGAAGCACCATTTAGCAAAGATGATGACAGTATGGCTTTTTTATGATAACATGCAGAGTTGATGGAAAGAAGTGTGGGAGTATAGCAGATTCCTGATGGGCCTCACCAGATGGGTGGTGAGGCTATTTCTACTTGCAGTATGCTCCCAGACAGTTGAATTTCTCATTTCAGATTAAAAGTCTGTTACAGCCAAGGCCAAGCCACAACATGATGGATTCTGCTTTCACCCTGAGAAGCACAGTGTTCATTGCCGGCTATTGATTGATTTCCCCAGCGAGGAgccacagaaacagaaagactATAAAGTTACCTCTGctgttaaaatgaaatgtttattCAATATTTAGACTATCAAGCAGCAAGTTTGGTTTCCATTTCCATCACCTTCTACAGCAAACACTCATTATAGAAATAATGCATTATCGCAGTTCCTGACCTTTCTAACATTGCTCTGAGGCAGGTATTCATTCATCTATCCACCCATTCATTCAAGCCCTAATCTTATCCATTAACTGGAAAATCTGCCTTTTGTCAGGAAATGTAATCACAAGAACAGTGGGTTGTTGCAACTTGCAGTGCATTCTTAaaaagataagctatttctgcTCTCTAAGGAATGTAGAATGCACATGACTTTACACATGTACCATCCCTGTGTAGCTATATTACTCCCTACTGTTCTATTCTCCCATTTCTGTCCGCTCACATATGCCCAAATGGTTAGTATTTTGGTGGAAGATGACGCTGGCTCTTAGTCTGTCGGTGACAGAAGAAAAGAGCTTCCAAGAAGGTCAGAGTATTATCAGTGTAAAGGAGGACATGCTTACACAGATGGTCTGATCTAGCCACCACCTGCCGAACCGGCTGTGAAGAAGTTAGAGTAAATAACAAGAAACTAAGTTACTGCTGGTTAACTATCAGAAATGGGGTGTTTTCAGGCAATGGCTGACCATATCTCGGGCTGTCAGCCATGACTGTCTGGGAATCAGAGAGCTGACGAAAGAAGAGAGATATGAGAATGATGTACTGTAGGTTTGCCAGAAGTTGAATCAAACTCAGTGTCTCGGTTCAATAAATCAATCTTGGTTTGTAGCGCAGGCAGGAGGAATTAACATCCTCTCTCAACACCCTTTTTGCTGATTGCTCTCCATCTCTGTACAAACTGCTCTACAATGAACATTTCTATACACATTTCTCTAAAAACAATTGAGCAGATTACTGTGCACaagaaataagtaaataaatgttgACTCCAGACTCAATTTCCCAAACAGTTTACAgtgtttttgctgcattttccagCAATATTATTTCCTCCCAAACAGGGCTGTGAATGCTGATTTGTAGCTGTTGGTTCAGAACAGCCTCAGTACAAATACTGC
The Epinephelus lanceolatus isolate andai-2023 chromosome 2, ASM4190304v1, whole genome shotgun sequence DNA segment above includes these coding regions:
- the dbndd1 gene encoding dysbindin domain-containing protein 1, with amino-acid sequence MEAQGGAGSPEPNKDIQKLLKPSSSGDLSKELFHHPAGEEEEGGLSGHTASLLHITEKRQPLSSVSSLEVHFDLLDLTELTDMSDQELAEVFADSDEENHNESPAGSHQPVLPRGGYMRSPSWTRCSKVEPPRERKHHSDSDTAEPLMKLERPKQP